The nucleotide sequence tacattttatgatatatctgtctttgattttaaaaaacaattgtaaTAGTTCTTCATCTATCAAAAACAAAGGTGACAACCAGGAAGTAGGCTGAAACTCTGATTACCCGCTACAGATCTCATAAAGCTTCTTTGCTAAAACCCTCTCAGAccggagggatccctgggtggcgcagcggtttggcgcctgcctttggcccagggcgtgatcctggagacccgggatcgaatcccgcattgggctcccggtgcatggagcctgcttctccctctgcctgtgtctctgcctctctctctctctctctgtgactatcaaaaattaaaaaaaaaaaaaaaaaaaccctctcagaCCATTGCCTTGAGCATTATTTTACACCAAATTCTATCTGATTCCTAAGTCTGCAGCACATTAGAACTGAAAGGAAAGGTTGGCACAGTCCAGGATATTGATAACAGCAAGAAGTTTAACAGCAAGGCAAGAGacagataaaaacataaaaatgagagGCAACATTGTTGAGGACTGTATAATGTAGAAGAGCATGAACTTATACTGTGGGTGTTAACAATTGCTACATTAAAGCCTATAACTAATATTATGAtgatctttattaaaatatattattttctctttctgggaaaTTTATAATCTTATAAAGCTTTAGAGATTTCCTTTAAGatggttaaaagaaaataattgtttaaggATCTTCCAACCTTCAGATCTGGGAGATAATAATAATCTGTTGTCAAATGTGATCATCTTTATTTTGAAGGAGTGGTTTTACAACACAGAAGTGATCCATAGGGGAAGGAAAATTCTTTGtatgtttgatttctttctgcATTCTGGTGTAGCCACTGGTCTGCAGTGGCTCTATCTGCAGAATAAAGATCCTTCTGGCTTTACTGATGCTGGGACATTCTTTCAACCTTAAGACTGATACTAttcaggggcactgggtggctcatttCAGCTAGGTcttaatttcagggtcctgggatggagccccatgtggttggtccctgagtcaggctcctcgctcagtggggagtctgctggaaattccctgtgcctctgccccaataaataaataaatcttaaaaaaaaaacccaaaaacaaacaaacaaacaaacaaaaaaaaccaaggaaCCAGCTACTGTTCCTCACTGGGTCATCTTTGCTTGGGTCACACTTaaagtggcatttattttttacttctcccCTGAGGCCCGTCGTTTACACTGAATTACTGACCTGCAGTAGTTCTCTTCTTTGGGAATTTTCTGCAGTGAATTTAAAGTAGGAGGTTGGTTTTCCACTTTCCATTTACCTTATCTTTTAGTATTCTGACTCAGGGAAAACAAACTAATCTTTTGTTATGATTTTCTCATTCCAGTcgttttttccccttttaggaAACTAATTTTTATTGTAGCTTAAGCAAAACCTAATATAAGGAAAGAAAGTTTCCTAGGAGGAAGATCATCATCTACATTCTGAAATTAATAACTTTTGGAtttcttacatttcatttttcatcctaGACCGGTGGCAGATAATCAAGTTAACCAGTGTGAGCTTTGATAAGCAAAGTTACACAGGTCCTGAAACCTAAACGAGTTCACACTTTTTATCAAATAGTACTTGGAGGGagctaatttttatgtttttaaaaataggtagtcCTTAAATGGTTATGTTTCAAAAGTTCACATATGAgctatttatttgaattttttgtaacattatgaaaaattttaaacatacagaaaagttaaaagaattccACAGTAAGCATCCATATACCTAATACCTAGAttctacatacatttttttttctacatacgTTTTTTATTACATGCTATAAAGGAAAAACACTCATGTATTTCTCCTCTACTTATATTCATAACACTTCTGATACCAGATGTGTGGGGTTTCAACACATTAAGCAATTCTCCAATACCAGCTGGATGTCCTGTAATTCAGTTCATTTCTGGCACTAATCTGTATTAGCACAGGTCCCACAGGTTAAGGGATCATTCAGCCACcctcacttcagatgccagtcacaagtaCTGGGTTTTCCACAATTTCTGTTCAGTCTGGTTACAAATTGAAGATTCCCACAATCCCTTCCTTGGATTTGACCTCTTTCTAAAAttgctcacagaactcaggaaaacacatTTGCCATATAAGTTTATTATATAATCAAGGATATGACAAAGGTAAGATGAACACCCAGATGAAGATACAAAGAGGAAGGCCTGGAAAGTTTCCTTAGCACCGGAGCTTCTATCTCTGTGGAATTGGAATATGTCACCTTCCCAGCATGTTGATGTGTTGACTAATCTGGGAAAGTTCTCCAAACCCCAGAGttcagggattctttttttttttttataataaatttattttttattggtgttcaatttgccaacatacagaataacacccagtgctcatcccctcaagtgcccccctcagtgcccgtcacccattcatccccaccccccgccctcctccccttccaccacccctagttcgtttcccagagttaggagtctttatgttctgtctccctttctgatatttcccacacatttcttctcccttctcttctattccctttgactattatttatattccccaaatgaatgagaacataaactgTTTGTCCTTccccaattgacttacttcactcagcataataccctccagttccagccatgttgaagcaaatggtgggtatttgtcatttctaatggctgaggaatattccattgtatacagaaaccacatcttctttatccattcatctttcgatggacaccgaggctccttccacagtttggctattgtggacattgctgctagaaacatcggggtgcaggtgtcccggcgtttcattgcatctgaatctttggggtaaatccccaacagtacaattgctgggtcatagggcaggtctatttttaactctttgaggaacctccacacactactccagagtggctgcaccaggtcacattcccaccaacagtgtaagagggttcccttttctccacatcctctccaacatttgtggtttcctgccttgccaattttccccattctcactggtgtgaggtgatctcattgtggttttgatttgtatttccctgatggcaagtgatgcagagcattttctcatatgcatgttggccatgtctatgtcttcctctgtgggatttctcttcatgtcttttgcccatttcatgattggattgtttgtttctttggtgttgagtttcataagttctttatagatcttggaaactagccctttatctgatatgtcatttgcaaatatcttctcccattctgtaggttgtcttttagtttttttgactgtatcctttgctgtgcagaagcttcttatcttgataaagtaccaatagttcatttttgcttttgtatcttgcaagaagttactgtggccgagttcaaaaagggtgttgcctgtgttctctaggattttgatggaatcttgtctcacatttagatctttcatccaataaataacatctttttaaaaagaactataaatagctttttacaaataagaagaaaataaatatatatttttgaagtgaCTTCTGTGCATTCCTACCAGCTGGGTTACTTTAATGGAAGTACCTTGagctataaataaagttttttccccctcttctctgcAGAAAAATAGCTTGCAGCTAGCATTCTATATGAGCTAATAATGACTCTCTTACAGCCTTTTCATTTGAGGAGGGCAGGaatagtttcaaatattttacttctttaaaaaaattctttttactttttatattttttcacagCTGAGTTGGGAGTAGGAATTTGATTTGGCCTCAGATTTATTGAATCCATCTAATAATATAAGTTATTTTTATGGTAAGATTATCTTGTCTCATATAATcaaagtattttcaaagaaacaacatAGAGTTTTTATTCTAAGGACAAGCACAAGACATGAAGATAGCAAAcataaataccattttctttttgtataataGGTTGGACAGCACTTCACGAAGCTAGTGTAGGAGGATTTTATCAGGCAGCAAGTGAACTATTAAAAGGTGGAGCACATGTGAATATCAAAGGAATGTACCAGATCACTCCTCTACATGATGCTGTGATAAATGGCCATTATAAGGTATGTGATGCTTTTGTTTGCAAAGCAAATACTAAGTTTTACGAGTATTAAAAATCTCTAGAGCCTATCAACAGAAATTGAGTTTTAGTTCATTCTGCTAGTGGATACTcagaatatgtaataaaattttactgtGTTGTAGATTTGTTGTTCCCAATATCGTAGATGCCATTTTACATGTTACCTTTAATAAGTACAGATCATGTTTTAAttatacatagtatttttttttaacttacactTCTTCAAGATTTTTTCAGTGTGGTGCTTTATAGGTTTTACCAGAAAGTTTCCTGCTTGTAGTGTTACACAGTGACATCCAGTCCTGGTAGGAGGCATCCAGCTTTATGGACATTAATGTCACTTTCAGCGTCTCTTGGTCTAATGATCAGCCAGGATATATTAGCATAGATGTGCCAGTGGTTAAGGTATCAATACTGCAATGGTTAAGGTATCAAAATACTGCAGTTCCATACAAGTCAGTTAATAGTAGGTGCAGTAATAGTAATTTTAATTAAGGTGATTGATTCCAGCACATACAGTTTATTTCAGAAGTCACTTAAGCTCTGAGCTTCCCAGACATTTTTCTCATTAAGGCACCATACTACAGGACTGAAGCATTTGCTGAAAATACCTTGTTACTTGTTTTAGATACTGGAAGTTGTCTCTGGGTTCAAACTCCTAGGGTAGGAAAGGGAGATAATCAGCTGGGCTCAAGAAGTTATGTTCTACATACTTCAGAAGAAATGTCTAACAAGAAGGGCAGGAGAAGCCTACTGGGAACCACAGGCATAACAGATGGAGCGTTCCCTTCCTAATGTGAAATAGTTCTTCAGGAAAGTTTaagctctttttccttttttgattatGTATCACTTGCTAGTAGGTGGTCGCACATTGAAAAGAGCTCTATGGGGAGAGAGTTCTGCTTGGGGCCTAATTTAATGGCCAGAAGAATGCAGGTTTGAACCAGTGATGGTGTGAGCCCTCTCTGTCCTTTACCCCTCTTTAAAGCTGGCCTCCATTAGAGAGAAACCTCATGCCAAagcacttctccctctcctcatggCCCAGGGCTGACCTATCCTAGTCAGGAGTCTTTTCTCTGAGCACTttactttgtattcttttctttctcagttcctCTTTTGTCCTATCTGTAACTGGGCTTTAGGCAATTTCTGCTTCCCAGGCTAGAACTGGTTATCTCCTGTCTGCCCTTTGCAGATAGGTAGCGTTCTCTTACTCTCTCAGTGATGTAAGAGACTAAAGACACATGCCTCTGACTCCATGATTTCCACACTACTTATCTCACCCCCTCTTGCCAAACTGTATGTTCTTATGACTCATGTGCTTCTGGCACTGTGGCGTATCCTGACTGACTGACAAGACAGAGGTGGAGGTCTAGAGACTGGCCTTGAGAATTAAAAGCTGAAACCCAGTGAGGTGAAGTCACtgtcttctttgttctcttcccCCTCTGTTTAACAGTGGGGGCCCCAAAAAGTTGCTTAACCTAGCCCAAGAGAGATTTCCAAAACTCCAGGTCAGTTCTGGACTGACTTAAGAACCAAAGTCTTAAGAATCAAAGTAGGGCAAGACATTGATCTGGATGATGGAGTAGGGATGTTGGGAGTGTCAGATGAGGATCTAGGCTAACCTTGGGGGAATCTCTTATGTAATGCAAAGATGATCAGAAGAAAGATTTAGACTCTGAGTATTGTATTGCTCCGATGCCTTAGTTGGTACAAGACTAAAGATGTCAGATAGGTAagccctgggagcctgatgctggattCAGCACCTGGAGTGTGAGCTTCTTAAATATTTCAGAGTTGGAGGAACTTGAATATATACTGTCTTAAGGAATTGACTTTTATACTAAAAGATGAGAGATACTAAAAGATAataccctattttttaaaaagtgaaaagccATTAATATTTGCAGTAGTCTAAATCTTTAGAGacagaaataagaataagaagGGAAGGTAGAGAGTGGGGAATGGAGAGTAACAGGTCATGGTTAAAGGGTTTCTTTTAGGGGgattaaaatattccaaaatcaGATTATGATTATAGTTACACAACTCTCTCAATATACCAAAGAacattgaattatattttttaaatgggtcaGTTGTATGTCATGTgacttatatctcaataaaactgttaaaaagaaatacattttttaaatgtggaaaaggTGAAATTTGAGAATTATAGATGATTGGCTCATTATGATTGCTtagaaaaatcaggaataaatTATTAGATACATGGGAGACATTTATATAAGAATGTAGTGGTCTTTGAGAATCTGTAGGCATTACTAAGAACAAGTCTTGTCAAATTAACATTGACTCCTTGACTTCTCTTTTATTAGGCTTACTTTGTTAATGGGTGAAGGGAATGGCATTGACAAATTGATGTAAGCTATCGTGGTTTTAACAAAGCTTTTATTTGATGAAGTGTTCTGTGGTGTATGAGTATGAGATGTTGAATTGGAGATTGGTTGACAGTGTTACTAGGGTTCACATATACTGAAAAAATATCCCTCAGACATAGTGATTATGCATTTTATGTGTATCGAGTGAACTCCATTATCTAGTTTGATTATATATTCTGTTATACCATAAAGAGccaaactgggatgcctgggtggctcagtggttgagcatctgccttcggctcagggcgtgatcctggagtccctcaACAGGCTGGAACACAACTGTGTTTTGTTGTGAGAATTTTAAAGAAACCTCATACATCATAGCATTTTACTCATATTTATGAGTATTTACCTGAGCCTACATCTCTAACAgataagtgctttttttttaacacccaCAATATCAtctcacttaataaatattgacaGTTTCCTAATACCATACAATACCCAGTCCATATTCAGATTTCCCAGGTTatctaaaaaatatgttattattattattattattaagattttactgatttctttgagagagagcgagagcgagagagcacgagcaggagcaAGGGCAGGAACCCGATATAGAggttgattccaggactctgggatcatgacctgagccaaaggcagacacttaactgactgagctaaccCCAAGCACCCCTAAAAGATGTGTTTTTAtagcaagtttttgtttgaatcaGTATCAATCAAGGTTCATTGTggctcttaaatatattttaacctaTAACAGTCCTTcctcttttttgtgttttcttatgtCTTCTAGAATCTGGGTCTTTGTCTTGAAGAATTTCTTAAACTCTGGATttggctaatttttatttttgtggtgttgTATAGCTTGTTTCTTCTTATGTTTTTTTGCAAATGGATAATCTATTTAGAGACCACAGTCTGGGTGCTAGATGTGCTCATTGGTATTGGAAACTGTTGCTTTTAGGCATTTtcagtaaaatacatatttttcaagttagaggatatatgaagaaaaataatgagttcatactgatatttctattttaaatttaatattgtagatttatattaattttgatttcatattcatctctttctctaaGGCTCAACATTTGTTTTTGCTACattaatttacttctttattgtataatatacttaaaatattactattagcaatattattattaatattaacactattattattattaacaataaaactACTAGTGAAATTTTTTgtagttccctttttttttcttttaaagattttatttattcatgagagacacagagagagagaggcagaggaagaggaagaggcaggctccctgtgcggcacccgatgtgggacttgatccccagggactccaagatcacgctctgagccaaaggcagatgctcaaccactgagccactggggcatcCCTTGTAGTTCTTTCTGTTTTATGCATATTTCACTAGCAGAGTATAGTCAAGATACTGTCTTTTCAAGTACTCGAAAGAATTTTATTCTGAGTACTGTGATaagcaaaatgagtcagagaaagatgaatactttatgatttcactcacatgtggaatttaagaaactaaacaaacgAACAAGGGGGAGAAACGGGGGGGaggaaccaagaaacagactcttagctataaagaacaaaatgatgaTTACCAGAAGGGGTCTGGAcaaggggatgggtgaaataggtgatggggttgAAGGAGTGCTTTTGTTTTGACGATCACTGACGTATGACGTATGGGGTGACGTATGGAAGCAATGAATCACGTATTTTATACTAAAACTATTATTacctgtgtgttaactaactcaaatttgaataaaaactttcaaaaaagaattttattctcTATCCTACTTGTTTCTAACATAAGGAAGTCAGCTGATTTTAGAGGGAAGAAAGCATTTGATTTAATAGTATGATTAAAGGTTAAAATCCATAAGCAAACTTAaagtaaaagtatattttcttaagGAGTCTACTATTTGATAAGCCAAAGAAATGGGGATTGTGATATCACAATTTCTTTGTCACTTCTTTGAAATGGCTCTGCTTGTTCTATTTAAGAACCTGTGGTAGCTTTAACATATGTCCACAAATTTTTTAATACTCCTCCTTTCAAAAGGTAGAGCCTGATTCTCTTCCCCAAGATTGTAGGCTGAACTGTCAGTGACTTGCTTCCAACAAATAGAACATGGCAGAGGTGACAGTACACGACTTCTGAAGCTGGATTATAAGTATCATAGCTtcttccttgttctctctcttctcttgcttttgGTTCATTATATGAGGAAAGCCAGGTGTATATGGAGGATGCCACAGTGCTCAATGGACAGGTCTACATGGCAATGAACCAAGGTCTCCGTCCCATAGCTGTGTGACCAAAGCATCTTAGGAAACACCTTCCAGCCCCAGTCAGGCTTTTACATAATTGTATCTCCAGCCATCCTCTTGACTACATCCATATAAGAAACTAATCTCTACACCTCCAGCCCACAGCAGTGTCTCCCAGCATCACTCGCTTGGGACCTCCATCCTCACCTTAGCTTGAAATGGACCCCAATGGCTCCTCCTCCACCAGGGGCTCCTGCAGATGCTCTGTCTCCTGCGGATGCAGAGTGCAAATGTATCTCCTTCAAGAAGAGCTACTGCTTCTCCTGCCCCATGGACAGTGCCAAGTGTGCCCAGGACTGTATCTGTAAGGAAGCATTAGACAAGTACAGCTGCTGTGCCTCCTGTGGAGGAAAGCCTGTTACAGATGTAAATAGACCAACATGTACAAACctgcaagtttttttttactttttttatccTACCTGGACTCAGTTGCTGCATTCCTGattctgtaaaatatttgaatgacAGTAATCTCATCTAGACTATtctggcaaaaaaataaaaataaaaaatgaataaagaataaagaagacaGAGATAGAACCTGATACAAAAGCACCTGCCTGTGCttctcccaaattcctgacccacagaaactgtgggattataaatatttattattcttttggcCACTTtgtttgggggtaatttgttaggTAGTAACACAGAGCTAATATAAAACCTAAATGTAGGTTTAAAATAAGAAggaggggtgcctgaatggcatAGTTGGTTGGCCATCCAatttttggtttcagttcaggtcttgctctcaaggtcatgggatcaaaccccacttGGGcgcccagtgcagagtctgcttaagacttattccctctccctcaatgcctcccacttgtgctcattctccctctctcaaataaataaacctttcaaAAAAGGGGGGGAGATACTCAGcaaaagtcatttatttactGCCTTTTGGTGAGAAAAGAGCATTTCAAGTTAGAAGATAGTAAAGTAGGCTTCAGAATTCATAATATTAAGACTATAGAGGGAAATGGTAAGTGTGGATATTTGGTGAAGCAAGACTATCCATCCATTGCCTAAGTCAGGGACTGCCAAAGTAATGTATCCACTCCCTTGGAATCATCAACTCAGATTTCCAGGAAAGTGGGCCTCTAGCCCTtgccttttcccttcttccaGTCCCCTTTCTCATGCTCCTTGATTCTGAGTCACTCTCATACTACATGGGTTATTATTTGACACAAAACTTCCAGAGATAAATAATATAGTCCTTTTGGCAACTCCCTTACAAAACTTCTTTCCTAAAAGAAAGCTGTGTACTCGATATTTTCTTTGCTGAACAATACGTGAAGATCTAGACATAAATTTGTTATCTTGTTATACTGGCTTATATATGAATtatagattttattatatttattttattttcaagttcccCATCTAGCATTAAATTGTCAtaataaaatagtttgaaaagCATAATTGCCaagtcttaataatttttaaaggatctgGCTTATATTGTCCCTTTATGGTGTTATGTTTTTCTCTCCTAGAATgctttgttattaaaaaaaaatatatatatatatttaatttggagGTATATAAAATTTACAGAAATTCACATCCTTTTTGTCATTCCAGATATTAACATGAAAATGTAGGCTCCTTTTAGTGTAGTGCTGTGTAAAGTCTGCTCCCCACATCTTCCTTGATTACATgcattcttttattaaataatatttattgaatatttactctAAGCTAGACACTGAGGCACTGGGAATATAAAGATGATTAAGATATATATGTAGTAGAAGCTTGGAAGCAACTTAAACATCTGTCAGTAGGATACTGGTtaagtaaagtaaataaatataaattaattattgaATGTACTATTCAATAGTACATTGACTAGTAGAGTATTAACTCAGCTTCTAAAAATAACGAAGTTGATTTTATACTGATATGGTACAATCTCTAAGCTCTGTTGTTCAGGTGTGAGACATAGAggaatgtatataatatatgacCACTTGCATAAGAAAAAATgagtatacatatgtatatacctgtTGGACTAGATTGACTGTGGAAAAATTCAGAAGAAACTATAGCCAGGGCTTAGGAAAAAATTGGATGACTGGAGGACAGGGGTAGAGGAGGGgaaaatatttctcatatattttaatgAGCCTTCTGTATTTTGAACTATATTCATTAATATcctattcaaaaataattaattttaaaagaaaaacatagccCCACCCTCAGAAACCTTAGCCTACAGGAGAGACAGATatataagaaataacaataataatatatattgggcaaggtgataaaatatatacctaaaagaaGGGAGAGGTCATTTTTCTCTAGAGTAGTAATGAATGGAAGGAAGGTCAGGGCGCACTTCACGGAGGAGGTTGCTTTGAGGAGTACTAACAGATTAAGGGTTGACTGTTTTTTCCCTCACTctgaggaggagcagcagcaacaTAGATATAGATGGAAGACATAACAATCTCCTGAAATCTGTTATATTTACTACTCCAGAACCCAGTGCTAATTCTTGGTATATCTGCTGGCTTCATTTCACCAGCACCTAAGCTATATACATTTCTGACCTGTCCTTCCTCCTTCagtccctctctcctttcctctccctatcggccccttcctctctttttctctccctctctcccttttttttgtAAGAGAAGGATTTGTATATCAACAAATTATGATTCACTAGcaattacataaatttttttattgggaaAAGTTGTTATAGGTAAACCCAAACTCTGTTATTAAAAAAGATATcagaggggcatctgagtggctcagtggttgagtgtctgtctgcctttggctcagattgtgattctggggtcctgggattcagtcaccgtgtcaggctccctgcagggagcctgcttctccctctgcctgtgtccctgcctctctctttctctgtgtctttcatgaataaataaataaaatcttaaaaaaagaagaaatattagggacgcctgggtggtttagcggttgagtgtctgccttcggcttagggcttgatctgggatcaagtcccgcaatCCCAGGATAGAGACtgtcatcaggctccccatgggaagcctgcttctccctctgcctatgtctttgcctctctctctgtgtctctcatgaataaataaataaaatattttttaaaaagtaaaagaaataacagatgttgcTTACTTAGAGTTATATGCTAGCACACATTTACAATAATGTACTTTTTCTTTGGATATGCTCACGTGAACAATCTTCCTGTAGGTGGCAGAGTTACTTCTTTTGAACGGAGCTGATCCGTTACTTAAGAGTGACAATGGAAAATGTGCTTTGGATGAGGCCAAAGATTCATGTATGAAGCGCCTCCTTGAGAAATATGTTCCtaaatatcaaaaacattatCTTACATCAGGTAAGATTAAACTGTGTTATATTTGTTCATTATATTGATAGAGAGTTATAGAAATTGGATTTAGaattatagaaattaaatttcttttcctaaGTTTTGAGAAGACCCATCCAGGGGTGTCCTTGCTCCATTCATGTAGTAAACCACATGGACTTGTTTGCAAATGCACATAATGGAAAGACGCACTTTTTCCTTCTTGTGCATTGCAAACAGTTAAGTTGAAAATTTTTTGACTGAAAAACATGATATGATGTGAATTATATTTGACTGTATCTTTTTGATAAGTATGACCAGGattgtttatttccatttccattcccTAAGAATATTTTCTTATGGCTGTATTTTTACCCTGTCATCTATTATACTGGTAAAAATTGAACTACAAAAGAACTAGATTTATAGTTGTCAATAAGAAGATTATAAGAATGATTTACATGCATGGCGCTTTCTTTATATTCCCCTTAAATTTTTTGATAAGGTCACACATTCCTCTACTCAAAACCTAGTAGTGGCTCTCCAtttaatctagaagaaatgtcaGTATCCTTACAGTGGCCTATAGACCCCTGATCTATAGGGGTCTGATCTATCAGCCAGCCATCCTACCAGTTAACTTCTATCACCCTCTACCTATGGCACTCAACTCCAGtaacactggcctccttgctgttcctccCCCACGTCCTTCAAGTCTTAGTTCAAATGTCATTTCAGGAAGGCCTAGACTATCCTATTTAAAACTgcaacctaaaacaaaacaaaacaaaacaaaacaaaagaaacaaaaaacccc is from Canis lupus familiaris isolate Mischka breed German Shepherd chromosome 3, alternate assembly UU_Cfam_GSD_1.0, whole genome shotgun sequence and encodes:
- the LOC102151236 gene encoding LOW QUALITY PROTEIN: metallothionein-2E-like (The sequence of the model RefSeq protein was modified relative to this genomic sequence to represent the inferred CDS: inserted 2 bases in 1 codon), yielding MDPNGSSSTRGSCRCSVSCGCXECKCISFKKSYCFSCPMDSAKCAQDCICKEALDKYSCCASCGGKPVTDILT